A genomic window from Microvirga sp. TS319 includes:
- a CDS encoding alpha/beta fold hydrolase — protein MRYAAPVREEVPRPARDGRSKAHRWLAPALAGTVAALGAAAVYNRQQTRAAERHDPPIGRFLDVDGVRLHYLERGQGDPVVLIHGNGTMIQDFTVSGLVDRLADRYRVIVFDRPGYGYSSRPRQLWTPHAHARLFEQALAQLGIAQALVYGHSWGTLVAVALALTAPSLVRGLVLGSGYYYPTLRADTFLLSPPAIPLIGDAMRYTISPIVARAILPGMIKRVFQPAPVPERFEREFPEPLMLRPLQLRAAAEDAALMTPSVMELRRHYRELAGPVTIITGADDQIVDVDRQSARLHRELPHSEFVVLPGLGHMIHHLAPDVVVREIDQLAQHS, from the coding sequence ATGCGCTACGCTGCTCCGGTGCGTGAAGAGGTTCCTCGACCTGCTCGGGACGGCCGTTCCAAGGCGCACCGGTGGCTTGCTCCGGCTCTTGCGGGCACGGTCGCTGCCTTGGGAGCGGCTGCCGTGTACAACCGCCAGCAGACCCGCGCCGCTGAGCGACATGACCCGCCGATCGGCCGTTTCCTCGATGTGGATGGAGTGCGCCTGCACTATCTTGAGCGCGGCCAAGGCGATCCCGTGGTGCTGATCCATGGCAATGGCACCATGATCCAGGATTTCACCGTCAGCGGCCTGGTCGACCGGCTGGCCGACCGCTACCGCGTGATCGTATTCGACCGTCCCGGATACGGTTACAGCTCGCGGCCCCGCCAGCTCTGGACGCCCCATGCTCATGCCCGGTTGTTCGAGCAGGCACTGGCGCAACTCGGGATCGCGCAGGCGCTTGTGTACGGGCATTCCTGGGGCACCCTCGTGGCGGTGGCGCTCGCGTTGACGGCGCCGTCGCTCGTGCGCGGCCTCGTGCTGGGCTCGGGCTACTACTACCCGACCTTGCGGGCGGATACGTTCCTGCTCTCGCCGCCAGCCATACCTCTGATCGGCGATGCCATGCGCTACACCATTTCTCCCATCGTGGCGCGGGCGATCCTGCCGGGCATGATCAAACGGGTGTTCCAGCCGGCTCCGGTGCCTGAGCGCTTCGAGAGAGAGTTCCCGGAACCGCTGATGCTGCGGCCGCTGCAACTCCGCGCGGCCGCGGAGGACGCCGCCCTTATGACACCCTCCGTCATGGAGCTGAGGCGGCACTACCGTGAGCTGGCAGGGCCGGTCACCATCATCACCGGAGCCGATGACCAGATTGTTGATGTGGATCGCCAGTCCGCGCGCCTGCATCGGGAACTGCCGCACAGTGAATTCGTCGTTCTTCCAGGCCTGGGGCACATGATCCACCACCTTGCTCCAGACGTGGTCGTTCGAGAGATCGACCAGTTGGCGCAACATTCCTAG